CCGATGGGACGCGAGCAGGAACTCGGTTTATTGCTGACTTTGGATACACGGGCATTGGCGGGTCGTTAGGGTATGATTTTTCTCGGATATTACAAGTCGTTCAGGCTGGGCGCTTCGTATACCTGTTTCAGTCAAGGTTCTTGGAATACGGCGAGAGCACAGATCAGGAGGAACCTGCGCTCTGGCGCATTGATCTGCGTAACTTGAGTCGAACAAAGATTTACCAAGATGAGGGTTCCGAATATAGACAAACCAAAATTTTGGATAGCGATGATAACGGCGAGACTGTGATCGTGTTTGCAGACAGAGGTGATGCTGGAACTGGATTGTGGCTAGCGTCTCCGAATAGGAATGACATTGAGCCTTTAGCATTGTTCGATAATGCCGAAGGTCGTTTTTTACGAGTATCACAGTGGCAGTGGAGTGTTCGAAATCGGGCTGGGCTGTTTTTTTGTCGTAAAGGCATAGACCAAGGAGAAGGCTCCGACGGGATGGTTAAAGACTCTGTATGGAGACTTTCAAATTCCAATACTTTGGCGCGTATTGCTGAAAATTGTGGCGATTATGATGATGCGGCGGTGAGTTCCGATAAAGAAATGCTTTACTTCACTCTCAACGATGGTCGGGAAATTTGGCAAAATTCAGGACCTACAACGTCAAACCGGTTGCTTAAACTGGTGCCTGCGGGCAATGGAGCATTCTCAGACCTGTGTACCGCCGGTAATTATTTGGTTGCGAACTATATTGATTACAATGATTGGGAAGTTATTAACGGTCAGTATCAATTTGAATATCGAGTGGATATTTTTTCGCGCGACGGCTCCCAGCAGTCGTTGCCTAATGTGGAGGCAAGATGCATCGGTGACAAGGTTTTGTTGGCCGGCCCTGATTCACGAGGTTTGATGGCTTACGAGTACGACTACGTGTTTACCCCAGAAGATAGTCAGCGCACTAAAATTTATGGCACAAGCTCGGGCGAAGGTTTGTTGACATACCAGCAGTTTTCGGATGACGTATTATTCCTATACCGACGACAAGTGAGCGATACTGGGTTGTTTGAAAATAGATATCGAGACCGGCTAGTTAGCTTAGCGTTCAACGTAGGGAACTACACAGCATTCTTACCAAGTGTGATGCATTTGCTGGAAGAGCAGGACGACAGCGAATGAGGTAAAACAGTCAAAGATCGAGGGGTATCCAGTAAGTCAACTTGCGACATTAGGTCGAGCCTATCGCATATCGGTGACTGCTTGATCCACGCTAACACTTTTACTCATATGCATTGGATGTCTTTAGCATTTACTCCCATTGTGTGGAAAGGTTAAATCACCGTTGTTTGCCGCCCTACTTCCCTCGGCTAATTACCCCTCCTTGGATTTGGTTGCGCATCCTTGCGCTAGTGCGCCCCTGAAAAGACCGATCATTTTTTGTTGTTAAAGCCCAAAAATAACCGACTTTCCGTTTTTAAGAGGCACCACAAAGAAGCTGGTGTCGACAAATTCAAATGCGCCTACGTCGCACAGTGAGTCGCGTGTTGCCCCTCGTTGGTCGGTGTCGGTGCAGTTGCTAATGTTGCCGGTGTTGATAGCCATGCTGTTAGCGGCTAGAGCATGTGTTTGGGTTGGGCCGCCGTTATTCGCTAAGCGTAATAAGCCAGGGTCGCCAGAACGGTTTGCGTTGCATGATCCGTCTTCGATGATGCTGGCTGAGTCGATAATTACCGGTGCGGAAGTTCGTCGATAATAGCAGTCACCGCCAGCGGAATTGGCGATAATGCTATTGTTAAGGGTGAGCGTTCCTGTGTCGTTAAACCCATGGGATGCAACGATTCCCGCACCACCTGTAGCGGCGGAATTTGCAGACAGTGTCGTTTGGTTTAATATTACTGTAGAACCGTATGAGTTGATGCCTCCGCCGCGACTTGCCGCTGAGTTGCCAGAGAGGGTACTGTTGTTCAATGTTAGGGTGGTCGCTCGCGGGGTTAGGTAACCGACAACCCAAATGCCGCCGCCGCGACTTGCCGCTGAGTTGTCAGAGAGGGTGCTGTTGTTCACCGAAATAGTTGGTCCACTTAGGGCGGCAATGGCTCCACCATCCTGCGCTGAGTTTCCCGACAAAGTACTGTTATTGACCGTCAAGCTTGCCTGATTGCGAATGTGAATTGCCCCTCCTTCACTAAAATTTTGATCTAAAGCTGCGTTACTCCTCATTACACTATGGCTTAGCGTTACGTTGACGCTGCTGGCATAAATTCCACCAACACGAAACGCGGTATTGCCCGATACCGTGCTGTTAGTGATATTGATGCTACCAGCGGTTCCCGCAGAAATTCCACCACCATTCGCACCGGTGCTCTCACCACCAGTACTTAAATTATTGTTCACGGCGCTGTCATACAGATTAATGGTGCTGGAGGCAGCCGCTATACCGCCACCGCGGCGGGAAGCCGTGTTGCCAGATACGGTAGTGTTATTGAGCGTTAGGGTAGAAGAATAAGCCAGCACGCCTCCGCCATTCGACTCACCGCCTTCGATAAGCCCGCCTGTGAGAGTCAAATTGTCGAGTGTTAAAGATGACGAGTTAACCGTCAGCACACGTGAAGCTTTGTTGGCGTTAATCGTAATGCCATCGGTATTGGCGCTGGCATTAATCGCAATATCTTTATTGGGGCTAACCAATATACGACCATTAACTAAGGTGATGGTATTAGATGGCAGACCGTTTGAAAACGTAATGGTATCGGTACCTGAGTTGCTGCCAAGCGCACAACCATTGTTTTGGTCGACCGAGGTGTTGGCCGATACAATGGCCTCGCGCAAGGTGCAGCCAACGCCATCGTCGGTGTTTGAATTAACGACAATGGTGGTTGCATGCGACAATGAAGGTAAGGCTAGCAACTGACTGATGGCTAGTGCGACACAGGTTTTACTCATTGGGCTCAATGGCGGCATATGTACTCTCTTAACTAGGTTTCTTATTGGCGAATTCAGTGGATCTTTAGATCCACTATTCTCGTTAGTGCCAGAAAGTCAGTTAATGGTTCAATGGTTGAGAAAAAAAGGTCGGGCTGGATTAACGTTATTTACGTTTGCGTAAAAGTTGCTAGATACCCGCCTTTGCGGGTATGACAGGAGCTAAAGAAAGTGATTTATGACTTTTTGCATTAAGCCCTAAATGTTCGCTTCGAGTGTGCGACGGCTTTGATCTAGAGTTTTTTCTGATAGGAAGTCGGAAGATCACATTGGTTTGACCGCCAGATCATGCAATTCAGATAATTCAAGCGGCGAGAACAAAGGTACTAGCTCGATTCTACGTTCGAAAAGTGCACTCTGGTTCTGTGTGCGTCGTGCTAAAAGCTGTAACTGAGGCCGCCACCAACACTTAGAATATCAAAATCGGAATTCAGTTGAATATTATCTATGGCCACTTGAAAGCCGATTCGGTTGCCTGGCTGGTATCGCCAACCAACGGTAAGACCCAAACCAGTGCCATTTTCAGATATAGAAGACTCACCGTTTAAAAGTAAATTGACGTCATACCTTAGTACTGACACGTCGGCGAAAAACGCTTGTCGCTGAGACAAAAGATACTGGTAGCCTCCTTTAACATAAATAGCATCATAGACAAGTTCGTCTTCTCCAAACAAGTCGTCAACTAGAGACAAACTTCCGCTCTCTCCGTCTAGGTAGCCAATGCCAGTGTAGAAACCACTATCAAATTTATAATTATAAGACAAACTATAGTGCTTTGTATCTTCGTCATTAAAACCTAGTTGAGCAAGGTCGGAATCTAACTCTCCTGCCAAGAGATTGATTTCTAGTGAGTGCCGTGACTCCAATTTGGCGTTATTTTCTGCCAACGCAGGCTGGCTAATTACTGATAAAAAGAAGAGTTTTAGCGATAGAGGTATTAGATATTTGGTTTTCAAATTCATGTTTCTGTCCTGTTAGAGTGTAATTAATTGATTCTTCGTATGGCCAATTGAAAGATTACTGATGTCTGCAACACTCCCAAAAGCTTTTGCGATAGTTCTTAGTCATGAGCTATTTGTTTTTTTTCGCGACGATAAAAACCCACAGAGCTTTAGCTGGTCGCCATTGGTAGTCGATTTCGAAACCGGCGGCTACTAAACTGTTCACTAAGCTTCGGACTGAAACAAATTTTACGGTTGGAACTTGCCCAAACAGCTTTCCAAGCCAGAGTAAGGGCCAGAGTAGAATGTAATAGCCTTCACGTAAGCAGGCACTGCTAGTGATGAATACACCGCCGGGTTTAACGAGCTCAAATGACTTTGCAATCGCGGCCTCCCTGTCGTCGAGTAAGTGAAGCACACTCAACCCCAATACAGCATCATAAGACTCGGGAGCCGCGACGAAGTTATCAATAGATGCTTTTTCAAACCGGACATTAGTGATTTTTTCTTTGTCTGCCTTCGACTTTGCGATATCGATCATATTTTCTGAGAAGTCAATAGCATGAATATGTTCAACGTAAGGCGCATGGATCAAAGCGGTCGAGCCGGTACCACAACCAAATTCGAACACTCTTGATTGAGCGCTTAGATAACGCCGACTAACTTCAAGCTTCTTCTCATAACTTGGCACATCTGAAATTGCTTGCTTGGAATACTTGTTTGACGCTTTATCCCAAAATTTACTTGCTTTTGAATTCGTATTCTTATGGCTGGTCATAATTGATTTTTCGCTATTTTGCGAAGAGATACCGTCGCTGTATTGGACATTAATCAATTATATTGGTTTATATTAAACCTTTACAGATCTATAATTGCATGTTTTCTATGCGTATTTGTATGAAAAAGGATTCTTTAAAATTTGATTGGAATCACGCGCGAGCATTCCTAGTTACCGCTGAACAGGGTTCGTTGTCGGCAGCGGCCCGTGTTTTAGGGCTCACACAACCGACCCTAGGAAGACAAGTGAACGCCTTAGAAAGAGAATTAGATGTCACTCTTTTTGAACGCGTAGGACGAGGCTTGACGCTGACACAGAGTGGCCTTTATTTGCTTGAGCATGTCACGTCGATGGGCATGGCGGCAGAGCATGTTTCGTTGGCCGCAATGGGGCAGTCGCAATCTGTCTCGGGCACCGTCTGCATCTCAGTAGGTGAGATTTATGGTTCGTTGGTGATGCCTAAGATTGTTAAAAAAATCAAAGATGAAGAGCCTGGAATCACAATTGAAATCGTCGCATCAAATGAGACCAGTGATCTACAAAAGCGCGAAGCTGATATTGCTGTTCGCGCCTTTCGACCTACACAAACTGAGCTGATCACCAAAAAGATCAAAGAGATGAGCGGAACTTTTTACGCTACGCCCTCTTATCTAAAAACGCTAGGCCCGATCAACACAGTTCAAGAGTTGGGGCGTGCTAGTTTTGTTTCGCTAGGTAGCCGCGAGACTTATTTAAAGGCGATGGCTGGATTCGGTCTAACTCTCACAGACGAGAATATTTCAGTGCTTTGTGAGAATCATATTGTCCACTGGGAGATGACTAAAATCGGCTTAGGAATTGGTGTTGCACCGCAAGACATCGGAGATACGGAACCGCTGGTACAGCGCGTAATTCCAGATTTCGACCTGGTACAGTTTCCGATTTGGTTAACCACACACCGTGAACTTCGCACCAGCAAAAAAATTCGACTGGTATTTGACTTGCTTGCCGAAGCACTTGCGCGCTAAGAGACTATTACTAACAAACTCGTGAGAGGAGTAAGACCTAATTACGCTGGGGAAAATGTGCCCGGTAAATGCTGAACATCTACTTTCCTCTTAACGATAATCTAAGCCTCCCTAATTCTTGATGACTTTCTGCTGGAACGGAGGATATTGATATTAACTTATTCATAACCCTAGATTCTTTCGCTGCACACCGGTCGTTGGTTGAAAATTAGGTATTGTTGCCACCAATATTGAGTATTACTGCGAGTTTGAACATTGCTAAGATTTGTGGGGCGCATTAAGAGTTACCTTCACTACCAAAATGAATACTGACACTCACGCTCCCCGTGCTTCGAACAGGTGCTCGGAAATTGAAGTGGCTCGTTGCTGGAATGCTTTGTTAGCGCAGACAGGTTTCACAACGGTGTTAAATGCCGAATCAATAAATGAGCATGCGAGGGAATTTTTACGAAGACACGTTAGGCGTTGCCGGCTACGCATGAAGGATATTTCGCGACGTATCGTATGCTCTTAGCGATCAATTGATTTATATATGTGCGCGCCCGATAATGCTTGAACCATAATCATAGCCACCTACCTACCACTAACACTATGAAATCACTAGAATTTTTGAGTCCTGCGCGCTCCCTATTACTCGCCCTACCCTTCATTTTGGGCATGCCGTCTCAGCTCGTTGCCGGCCCAGAAGCAGCAAAATATATCAGTGCAATTATGCTGTTGCTGGATGAACAAGAGCTTGACCTGTGCGCTCACGCGGTCGGCGACCCGAGTCTGCCAGACCTAGGTGAAAACCCTATGCCGGGGCATACCGACCCAGGCAAAATGGCTGAGCATATGGCAATTTTTGATTTTGTCGACTATGACAACGCCACTCACGTAGCAGTGCAAAGCGGTAACTGGAGCAGTCAAAGCACTTGGTACGCGGGGCGAATCCCGACTGACTGCGCTAAGGTGGTGATTCCGGTGGACACTACGGTAAGTTATGACATTGACAGCGATGTACGCTTACATACAGTTCGAGTGGACGGAAACCTGAATTTTTCAACCTCAAGTTCGACCCGCATGGTACTGGACACGCTCGTTGTTGACCCTCGTGGCGTGTTACAAATAGGCACTAAAGCAAACCCGATGCCGGCCAATCGATCCGCCGAAATAGTGATCGCGGATAACGGTGATATTAATGTTCAACATGACCCCATGCTGCTAAGTCGCGGTGTGGTTGCACATGGCACCACTCGCATCCATGGCGCGGTCAAAACAACGCACCTAAAAGTAGCTAGCGATCCGCTGGCGGGCCAAACTTCATTGACTCTTACTGAGAGCCCAATTGGTTGGCGTATTGGCGATAAGCTGGTGATTGCCGGCACTTACTATCTTGGCTGGAAATGGGACAATGACATTCGTGCCGTACGTTACTTTGGTACGCAGGATGAAGTGCGTACCATTGAGTCTATTGCAGGCAACAGCATCACCTTGGATTCAGCACTGGCATTCGACCATACTTCGCCACGCGCCGATTTAAAAACCAGCGTTGCGAATTTTACTCGGAACGTGGCAATTCGAACTGAAAACGCAGATTCGGTAGCTGTTCACCAGCGCGGCCACGTGATGTTTATGCACAGCAATAAGGTGGATGTTCGGTACGCCGAATTTGATGAATTGGGCCGCACGGACAAATCCGTTCCTAGCCTTGATATCAGCAATGTGTCACCCGTTAGCGCGAACAGCAATGTACAGGGGCGCTACAGTTTTCACTTTCATAGAACCGGCACAGCCGATCAACGTCAGCCTGCGGTCGCGGTCGGTAATGCTGTATTCGGCTCGCCAGGATGGGGCTACACACATCACGACAGTCATGCAGACTTCCACGACAATGCGTCGTTCAATACCTTTGGCGCAGGATTTGTTGCGGAGACCGGCAATGAAACCGGAATTTGGTCAGGCAATATTGCGATTAAAGCTGAGGGTAACTCCGCATTCAATCCAAAGAATGGCAACGACCGAGAAGGCTTTGACATGGGGCGAACCGGAGACGGGTTCTGGTTCCAAGGCCGACTGGTAAGAAGTATTGATAATATCGCCGCAAGCGTGAATCATGGCTTTGTATACCTGCATCGCGGGTCGGGAATGCTGAATTTTCCACCGGACCGGTTTATGTTGCCTGAGGCTCTAGGCCTTGGAAGTGACGCGACGCCTGACGATGCACCGATTAGGGACTTTGACAACAATGAGGCGTTCGCGAACACCGTTGGGCTCTATATTGTTAAAGCAAACCCGAACCAAGAACACGACATAATGACAACCCTCAGTGACTTTACTGCTTGGAATGTGCGCGCAGGAGCGGCAATTGAATATACCTCGCATTACCTTGTTAATAACTTTGATCTAATCGCCGCGCCCAGCAATCTTGCGCCGTTCTATGCACCTGCATTTGGCTTAGAGTTTGGCACCAATACTACTGACATGGTCGCTAAGGATATTCATATTAACGGCTTTCCTGAAGGCATTCTATTGAGCAAACATCAGACGAATTCTGAGGATTCAGGTAGAGATCAATTTGTTGTGATCGGTGGCTCTTTTACCAATGTTGGTACCCATTTCGTGGAACAAGACGCCACCGATCTAATCATTAGTAATGACGATTTGGTGCCGGGTAGATTCAGCGTAGACGTGAATAACAACGGTGGTCGATTTGAATACCTGTCCGCTGCGACCTCCGCCGGCGCCGGTGTGTCTTATACGGGCTTTAAAACCGATAGCATCGGGCAGACGCCTGTGCCGGCTGGAGTTGACACCTATGGCATCTTTGTTCGCGACATGATTGCCAATGTTGAGATTAATGGCTACTACCACGACACCGATTCTGGAGATATTTACACTGTAGTTGAAAATTATTTCAGTGATCGCGCCACTGGCGAGATTCATAAGGTTGGCTTTAAGACGTTTCTCGGCCCAGATGTTGTGTCCGTGTTAGGCAATCAATTCCATGCTTGGGCAGACGCCGTAGACATGGGCGACATCAATATAGCGAGTGCGTCGCCAACGGCTATCGATGATGCAGCGAGCACCACGGTAGAAACCGCCGTACAACTTAACCTCACAACCAATGACACTGATCCAGAAAACGACTCCTTGTATGTGGATGGCATTGTGCAACCTAGAGACGGAAGGGTATTCCAAGATTCGGCTAGCAGTGTTACCTACATGCCCAATTTTGGATTTACCGGCGTAGACACCTTTTATTACTGGGTAAGCGATGGCAACGGCAATTTCAGCAAAGGCCATGTCAACGTTACCGTGTCAAACTAGGCCTGGCTATGCGGTGAAAAAAATCAACGAGTAGCTCTGGGTTTATAAGAGCTGCTCTGAGATTTTTTAAATTAGCTTAGGGCTTGAACAGTGTTTAAGCCTTGAAAGCCTGCCCTATTCTGCGCAGGTTACATCCATGGACCAGTGGTCTTGTCCACACATGCGGTAGATCCGTAACCTGCCACCACGCTTGTTTGGCGGAAGACCCACCGAAGTTGCTTTTTATCCCGCGGCGTCTTAGTTCCGCGGTCTTAGTTCCGCGCTCTTAGTTCCGTGGTCTTAGTTCCAACACAAATATATAATTTGACAGTCTGTGTTAGATTGTCGGCTACCACTGACTCTGATAACTGTATTAAATTTAAGGTAACTCACTAATGTCAATAATCATTCATGGGTCTATTCTGTCCCCGTTCGTTCGTAAAGTCAGCTTAGTTGCGGCGGAAAAAAATATCGCGATTGAACGACAAGACCTAAACCCTTTTGCACCACCTGCGAACTTTGAAGAAATAAGTCCGTTACGCCGTATTCCAGTCCTTGAAGAAGATGGTTTTTTTCTGGCTGACAGCTCGGCAATTGTGGCTTACCTTGATGCAAAACAGCCCTCTCCTGCTTTACTGTCATCTGAGCCTAAAGCTCGCGGTCAGGCTTTGTGGATTGAAGAATACGCTGACACGGCTTTGGCTTCTGACATTGGTCTGGGTGTGTTTCGTCCGGCCTTAATTAAACCAATGATGGGCAAGCCGGTTGATCTTGAGGCTATCAAAGAGGCTTTGACGGTTACTTTGCCTCCAAGGTTTGCGTATTTAGAAGCACAAATCGATGGTAAGGAGTGGTTCGCAGGTTCCGAACTAGGGGTAGCCGATATAGCCGTCTATTCACAAATTACAAGCTTGTTGCACACCGGTCACCTTCCAGAAGCTGAGTTGTACCCTTCACTCATGGCGCACTTCGCCAAAATACAAGCGCGACCAACATCACAAGAATTATTGCAAACCGAGATCGCTGTTATCAGCGCCGTTAAAGAAAAAATACAGGGTTCGAAATGATCGATTTATACACCGCACCAACGCCTAATGGCCATAAGGTATCGGTCACGTTAGAAGAGCTGGGGCTAGATTACACCGTTCACCTTTTAAGCCTGACTGACGGAGATCAAAAGAAGGATTCGTTTTTAAAAATAAACCCGAATGGTCGTATTCCAGCAATCATTGACCATGACTTAGACGGGCTGGCTATTTTTGAATCTGGCGCAATTATGATTCATCTGGCTGAAAAGACAGGACGTTTGATGCCAAGTGGCGCTAAAGGCCGTTCTCAAGTTATGCAATGGCTTATGTTCCAAATGGGGGGACTCGGACCAATGATGGGTCAAGCGAACGTTTTTCATCGTTACTTCCCTGAGAAAATCCAAGTCGTGATTGATCGATACCAGAACGAATCAACCCGTCTTTTGGGCGTATTGGATAAACACTTATCAGACCATGAGTACTTGGCTGGCGACTACT
The sequence above is a segment of the Arenicella xantha genome. Coding sequences within it:
- a CDS encoding choice-of-anchor Q domain-containing protein, which produces MPPLSPMSKTCVALAISQLLALPSLSHATTIVVNSNTDDGVGCTLREAIVSANTSVDQNNGCALGSNSGTDTITFSNGLPSNTITLVNGRILVSPNKDIAINASANTDGITINANKASRVLTVNSSSLTLDNLTLTGGLIEGGESNGGGVLAYSSTLTLNNTTVSGNTASRRGGGIAAASSTINLYDSAVNNNLSTGGESTGANGGGISAGTAGSINITNSTVSGNTAFRVGGIYASSVNVTLSHSVMRSNAALDQNFSEGGAIHIRNQASLTVNNSTLSGNSAQDGGAIAALSGPTISVNNSTLSDNSAASRGGGIWVVGYLTPRATTLTLNNSTLSGNSAASRGGGINSYGSTVILNQTTLSANSAATGGAGIVASHGFNDTGTLTLNNSIIANSAGGDCYYRRTSAPVIIDSASIIEDGSCNANRSGDPGLLRLANNGGPTQTHALAANSMAINTGNISNCTDTDQRGATRDSLCDVGAFEFVDTSFFVVPLKNGKSVIFGL
- a CDS encoding outer membrane beta-barrel protein, translating into MNLKTKYLIPLSLKLFFLSVISQPALAENNAKLESRHSLEINLLAGELDSDLAQLGFNDEDTKHYSLSYNYKFDSGFYTGIGYLDGESGSLSLVDDLFGEDELVYDAIYVKGGYQYLLSQRQAFFADVSVLRYDVNLLLNGESSISENGTGLGLTVGWRYQPGNRIGFQVAIDNIQLNSDFDILSVGGGLSYSF
- a CDS encoding class I SAM-dependent methyltransferase; the protein is MTSHKNTNSKASKFWDKASNKYSKQAISDVPSYEKKLEVSRRYLSAQSRVFEFGCGTGSTALIHAPYVEHIHAIDFSENMIDIAKSKADKEKITNVRFEKASIDNFVAAPESYDAVLGLSVLHLLDDREAAIAKSFELVKPGGVFITSSACLREGYYILLWPLLWLGKLFGQVPTVKFVSVRSLVNSLVAAGFEIDYQWRPAKALWVFIVAKKNK
- a CDS encoding LysR family transcriptional regulator; translated protein: MKKDSLKFDWNHARAFLVTAEQGSLSAAARVLGLTQPTLGRQVNALERELDVTLFERVGRGLTLTQSGLYLLEHVTSMGMAAEHVSLAAMGQSQSVSGTVCISVGEIYGSLVMPKIVKKIKDEEPGITIEIVASNETSDLQKREADIAVRAFRPTQTELITKKIKEMSGTFYATPSYLKTLGPINTVQELGRASFVSLGSRETYLKAMAGFGLTLTDENISVLCENHIVHWEMTKIGLGIGVAPQDIGDTEPLVQRVIPDFDLVQFPIWLTTHRELRTSKKIRLVFDLLAEALAR
- a CDS encoding Ig-like domain-containing protein translates to MKSLEFLSPARSLLLALPFILGMPSQLVAGPEAAKYISAIMLLLDEQELDLCAHAVGDPSLPDLGENPMPGHTDPGKMAEHMAIFDFVDYDNATHVAVQSGNWSSQSTWYAGRIPTDCAKVVIPVDTTVSYDIDSDVRLHTVRVDGNLNFSTSSSTRMVLDTLVVDPRGVLQIGTKANPMPANRSAEIVIADNGDINVQHDPMLLSRGVVAHGTTRIHGAVKTTHLKVASDPLAGQTSLTLTESPIGWRIGDKLVIAGTYYLGWKWDNDIRAVRYFGTQDEVRTIESIAGNSITLDSALAFDHTSPRADLKTSVANFTRNVAIRTENADSVAVHQRGHVMFMHSNKVDVRYAEFDELGRTDKSVPSLDISNVSPVSANSNVQGRYSFHFHRTGTADQRQPAVAVGNAVFGSPGWGYTHHDSHADFHDNASFNTFGAGFVAETGNETGIWSGNIAIKAEGNSAFNPKNGNDREGFDMGRTGDGFWFQGRLVRSIDNIAASVNHGFVYLHRGSGMLNFPPDRFMLPEALGLGSDATPDDAPIRDFDNNEAFANTVGLYIVKANPNQEHDIMTTLSDFTAWNVRAGAAIEYTSHYLVNNFDLIAAPSNLAPFYAPAFGLEFGTNTTDMVAKDIHINGFPEGILLSKHQTNSEDSGRDQFVVIGGSFTNVGTHFVEQDATDLIISNDDLVPGRFSVDVNNNGGRFEYLSAATSAGAGVSYTGFKTDSIGQTPVPAGVDTYGIFVRDMIANVEINGYYHDTDSGDIYTVVENYFSDRATGEIHKVGFKTFLGPDVVSVLGNQFHAWADAVDMGDINIASASPTAIDDAASTTVETAVQLNLTTNDTDPENDSLYVDGIVQPRDGRVFQDSASSVTYMPNFGFTGVDTFYYWVSDGNGNFSKGHVNVTVSN
- a CDS encoding glutathione S-transferase family protein; this encodes MSIIIHGSILSPFVRKVSLVAAEKNIAIERQDLNPFAPPANFEEISPLRRIPVLEEDGFFLADSSAIVAYLDAKQPSPALLSSEPKARGQALWIEEYADTALASDIGLGVFRPALIKPMMGKPVDLEAIKEALTVTLPPRFAYLEAQIDGKEWFAGSELGVADIAVYSQITSLLHTGHLPEAELYPSLMAHFAKIQARPTSQELLQTEIAVISAVKEKIQGSK
- a CDS encoding glutathione S-transferase family protein, which gives rise to MIDLYTAPTPNGHKVSVTLEELGLDYTVHLLSLTDGDQKKDSFLKINPNGRIPAIIDHDLDGLAIFESGAIMIHLAEKTGRLMPSGAKGRSQVMQWLMFQMGGLGPMMGQANVFHRYFPEKIQVVIDRYQNESTRLLGVLDKHLSDHEYLAGDYSIADIANWCWARIHNWSGADITGLDNLQRWMQQIDERPAAIAGIKVPIDLAALMASKKEQEAFKKGGQSLL